A window of the Gossypium arboreum isolate Shixiya-1 chromosome 2, ASM2569848v2, whole genome shotgun sequence genome harbors these coding sequences:
- the LOC108477597 gene encoding uncharacterized protein LOC108477597 produces MSVRGTRGQSTRGHGRGRRGARAESSSLSSMPNLDTSKTPVSPATETGSQDCIAGDDALPQAMLRILERVARTNTRTGVRGGVIRVSPNVAEYWMEATERIMDDLDFTAEQKLKRDISLLRDEAYYWWLMVKEGTQPDRLTWDFFMTGDRSMVEYEAEFLRFIHYERDMVTPSGRVLEDYGACLRCGSIEHHVRDFPLRTDQMQAPITRTAQPPRVVQQPPRSRDIGSTHSYIASTVSESLRIPLESTDREVTVLSPLGQSVRLVKHRVSLNCAMKRVVLRTEEDNEVVMIGERRDYLTNVISALATEKLVRKGCEAFLAYISIFDSGGSSVKDIKTVRDFPDAFPEELQDLMSQVFQPFLDQFVVVFINDILVYSKSEDEHDEQFRVVLQTLREKQLYVKFSKCEFWLRKVTFLEHVVSAEGIRANPRKRPC; encoded by the exons aTGAGCGTGCGTGGTACGCGTGGACAAAGTACTAGAGGAcatggtagaggccgtagaggggctcgagctgagtcctcgTCGTTAAGCAGCATGCCGAATCTGGATACGAGCAAGACACCGGTCTCACCTGCTACGGAGACTGGGTCTCAAGACTGTATagctggggatgacgcactgCCCCAGGCTATGCTCAGGATATTAGAGAGGGTTGCTAGGACTAACACCAGAACTGGGGTTCGAGG AGGTGTTATTAGAGTCTCCCCTAATGTGGCCgagtattggatggaggccacagagagaattatggacgacttggatttTACTGCTGAGCAGAAGCTTAAGAGGGATATATCTCTGCTTCGTGATGAGGCGTACTACTGGTGGTTGATGGTTAAGGAGGGCACCCAGCCCGACCGACTGACATGGGATTTCTTTATGACG GGGGATCGTTCGATGGtcgagtatgaggctgagttcCTGAGGTTTATTCATTATGAGCGAGACATGGTG acgccatccggGCGAGTGTTAGAGGACTATGGGGCATGTCTGAGATGTGGGTCCATTGAGCATCATGTTAGAGATTTTCCATTGAGAACTGATCAGATGCAAGCCCCGATTACTAGGACTGCACAGCCACcgagggtagttcagcagccacctaggaGCCGAG acataggctctacacactcaTATATAGCTAGTACTGTGTCTGAATCTTTGAGGATTCCACTTGAAAGTACTGATAGGGAGGTAActgtgttaagtcctttgggGCAATCTGTCCGG ttagttaaacaccgagtgagtttgaATTGTGCGATGAAAAGGGTTGTCTTGAGGACCGAGGAGGACAATGAGGTAGTTATGATTGGGGAACGACGTGACTATCTGACTAATGTGATTTCTGCGTTGGCGACAGAAAAGTTAgtgaggaaagggtgtgaggcattcttggcctaCATCAGTATTTTTGATTCTGGAGGCTCTTCGGTTAAGGACATCAAAACCGTGAGGGACTTTCCAGATGCTTTTCCTGAGGAACTACAAG ACTTGATGAGCCAAGTGTTCCAGCCCTTTTTGGACCAATTTGTGGTGGTATTCATCAACGACATCTTGGTATATTCTAAGTCTGAGGATGAGCACGATGAGCAATTTAGAGTAGTTTTACAGACTCTTCGTGAGAAACAACTGTATgtgaagtttagcaagtgtgagttctggctccgAAAAGTAACCTTTCTGGAACATGTGGTTTCAGCTGAGGGTATTCGTGCTAATCCTCGTAAGAGGCCGTGTTGA